CAGAATATTTTGCCGGCCGGGTAATTTGAAGGAATGGATTCATGCCGGGTTGCACAAAATCTTGCCCGGCATGATTTGCCTATTTCCCAACATGTGGGAAAATATTTCAAAAATAGCATTGCAAATACTTTAATTTTGTAAAAAATGCACTAAACTCTAGCATCAAAGTCAGGTCAGAGAATAAAGAGCAGGTGCATATACGCGGTATTCAATTTCAGTCATTTTGAATGTTTTGATGACTGCTGCGGACCAATCATTCCTGAACTGCACATTGCCTCTACAACCCCGCGCTTCGTCCATATCCAATGATGTTGGGAGAGCCTTGCGATGAGACTATTGATGCCACATACAGGAATAGTAAAGGGCGTGCTGGGCATGCTTGCCCGGCATGAGCTTGGTGCCCATCAACGCAAACCCCATGTCAGGCAGCTTGTTTATGTGGCCTTGCCAGGTGCGCTGTTACTGGCTTTGGCCAATTATCTGCAGTCCGGCTATCCCCTGCCCGGCATCATCGTTGCCCTTACTGCTGTGCTCATGCTGGGTGCTGCTTTTTTTATGTCCAGCCATGAAAAATTGCTGACCATGGCTGAATCCCTGCTTTTGCTGTTTGCCCTGCTGGCCAGTGTTGCCCTGGGTTTGCTGGGTGGTATTGCTGGCAGCGGCATATTGTGGATTTATGCTTTTCCCTTCCTGGCCTTATGGCTCAAGGGCCAGCGCCAGGGCGCGCAATGGAGCCTGGTATGGCTGCTTGCCATGGCGTTCAGCATGTTGGCGGCCAGCAGCATTTTCCCTTTTGCTTATGCCTATGATGAAAAATTCGTATTGCAGGCCAGTGCTGCGCTGTTGTTTTATTCCGCGATTGCGCTTGCTTATAATTTCAGCCGCAGCCAGCTCGAAGAAAAACTGTATATCAGTGAACAGGGCATGCAGGCCAAGAACCGTGATTATGTCAGCAGGCTGGAGCTGGCAGCCTACCAGGACGGGGTCACCGGCCTGCCGAACCGCCTGCGCCTGCTGGATATCCTGAGCAGGGAAATCGCCAATGCCCAAGAGCGTGGCCACACCCTGCTGGTGGCACATATACGCCTGAAAAAAATGTTCGAGACAGCCAATCTCATAGGGCCAGATGCCAGCGACAAACTGATGCGCTATATCGCCGCGACCATGACGGCTACGGTAGGTTCGCGGGGTATTTTTGCCCGCGTCAGACGCGATGAATTTGTCTGTATCTACCGCAAGCATACTGAAGACATCAATGCCAGCGAGATCATCCGGGACGTACTGGCCTTTCGCCTTGAATACAAGATCAATGACTATGCAGTCCATATCGATCACACCACAGGTGTTGCCAGTTTCCCCAGCCACGCAAGTGATGCAGAAACCTTGTTACGAAAGGCGGCCCAGGCCATGTTGCAGGCGCAATTCACCAACCAGGGTCTGGCTTTTTATGAGGAAAGAATGGAGCTTCAATTCAACCGGCAGCAACTGCTCTTTGTACAATTGCATGAAGCCCTGCACAAAAACGCACTCAGCCTGCATTACCAGGGCCTGATAGATTTGCAAACCGGTGCCGTCATTGGTGCCGAAGCCCTGGCCAGATGGATAGACCCGGTATCCGGGCCCATCGCTCCCGCAGAATTCATACCCATCGCAGAAAAATCTGGCCTCATCAAAGCCTTTACTTTGTGGACCATGCGCGAGGCCTTTGGCCAGCTTGCCAGGTGGCGTGCCGAAGGCCTGGACTTGTTTGTTTCGATCAACCTGTCAGCGCGCTGCATACTCGACCATCAACTGATTGATGATGTGCGTGGCCTGCTCAAAGAATTCAATATACCTGCTGAGGCCATCGTCCTCGAACTGCGCGAAGCCAGCTTTGCCGATACCCCCGAGACCGCATTGCAAAACATGATGAGCCTGCACAAGCTGGGCTTTCGCCTGTCCATAGACGATTTCGGCACCGCGCATACTTCCCTGGCCAGTCTCAAGGACCTGAAGATAGATGAACTCAAGATAGACCAGAGCTTCATGCGCAGCATGGCAACCGATGCCAGCAGCCGTGCCATTGTGCTATCGACGATACAACTTGCACATAACCTCAATCTCAGGGTGGTTGCCGAGGGAGTAGAAAGTGCCAGGGCAGAACAGCAACTGAAAGACATGGGGTGTGACATTGCTCAGGGCTATCATTATTGTAAGCCCATGCCTGCCGATGTCTTCAACCAATGGGCGCGCTCATGGCAAATTAACCGCAGGGCAGTGTTATCAGCCTGAGTGCATCTTTTTGCAATCCCCTGTGAAAAGGCTTAGCATGCGGGTTCGTCCTTATTAATCCCTAGCATCCATGCCTTATTCACTGCAAAAGAAAATCAAACAATTCAGCCTGGGTTTGCTGATCTGCCTCCTGTTCATGGCTGCAGCCATTTCTACCCTGGGTTTGCGTGATCAGATCGTGATGGCGGATGTGGTCGTCGTACCAGGCAATACCGTCAATCCTGATGGCAAGCCATCCGAGCGCTTGCGTGGCCGTCTTGATGTTGCGATGCATTTATTTGCGGCACAAAAATGCAAAGCCATCCTGGTCAGTGGCGGCGTGGGCGAAGAAGGCCATGATGAAGCTGCCATCATGAAAAAATACCTGGTTGATCATGGTGTGCCAGATGCGGCTGTGTTTACCGACAATCAGGGCGTCACCACCTTTGCCACGGCAAAAAATACCGCTGCCCTGATGCGGGAGAAAAACTGGAAAACCACAATGCTGGCCAGCCAGTTTTTTCATATCGCACGTTTCCAACTGGCGATGAAAAAATACGGTGTTGAGACTGTAGGACATGTCCATTCCACGCACTACGAAGTGCGCGATGCCTATTCGCTGGCACGCGAGGTGGTCGCATATTTTGAGTATACGTTCAGTAATCCACAGACGCAGTGAGCCTGTTTTGTGCGGATCAGCAAAGTACTGCATTGACAATGAAACTTTCACATTGGCTGTCTTGAAATAATTTCTGTAAGCAGATGGACCAAGGCGACGACTAATTTATATCTGTCGTATTATTTACGTATAAGCATATACATTTATAGAAAGTCCCTATCGTGAACAAAACAAAATTACTCAGCGTTCTTACTGCAGCCACGCTGGCCGTGGCCAGTTTCTCTGCCTCCGCCCAGGCGGGCAAAGATAGCCAGCAGATGAGTTTTCAAGGGGCTGAGCTGAATGGCAAGAAGCTGGCCATCAACGATTACGCAGGCAAGACCCTGCTGGTCAGTTTTTTTACGGCGGGTTGCAATCTGTGCGCACGCGACTTGAAACTTATGCGTGAGTTTTATGTTGGTAATATGAAACGCAATTTTGTGTTGTTGGCGATTAATATTGATGCAGACAAGAAAGATTTTGATTCTTATGTACAACTGATCAATCTGGCTGTGCCTGCAGAGCAACGCTTTCCCATCATCTGGCGCAATACACCAGGGTATAAAGATAATTTTGGCACTATCGTCAGTCAGCCTACACACTTCGTGATTAATCCCAAAGGCCAGCTGGTCTTGAAGCGCGAAGGCAGTTTCCAGCCGAATGACTGGGATAATTTGTGGGAATCACTGGGCTCATGATTCTTGGCTAAAGAGGGAAACGGCATGGACATGAAATACGAAGTCAGCATAGTTGATACCAGCCATGTAGAAAATATACGTCAGTGCTTCGCCGTATTCAGCTACTTGCGGCCCCACCTGGATGAAGAGGAATTCATCAGCCGGGTGCAAACCCAGGTGTCTGAAGGCTATACCATTGCCTGCATCTACATGGATGACGAGGTAGTTGCCGCTGCCGGTTATCGCGTGCAGCATTATCTGGCCTGGGGCAAGATACTCTACCTTGATGATTTGATCACCCACCCGCAAAAGAAAAACGCAGGTTTGGGATCAGCCCTGATGGAATGGGTAAAGCTGCAGGCAAAGATCTTGAATTGCAGTGAATTGCACCTCGATACTGGTTACCAAAGGCATGATGCACACAGGCTGTATCTGAATAATGGTTTCGACCTGAGCTGTCACCATCTTTCCAGAAAAATAAGCTGAACTCTTTGCCTGAATTCAAACTCAAATTCAAACTCAAAATTCCAGCGGCAAACTCCAACTGGTAGGTATGACATCATGCCTGACCACGGCGCGCTGTTGCTGGCGGCGTTGCAGGCTGTCGGGGCTCCAGGTTTTTTCCCATCCAGGTGGATAGGCCAGGCCCTCACCTTGCCAGTCTGGCAGGCGCTGGCGCACGGCGATCACGGGCAGGTACAGCGGCAAGGGCTGCTCCGGGGTATCTGCTCCAAGGCTATAGGCGTAATTCGGCAACAAGGCATCACACACTGCGGCAAACCAGGCCGTGTGGTCTTCATCCTGGCCCAGTGCATTTGCCAGGCCAGCCGGATCAAAGCGCGCCAGGGCTTCTATCAATTCAGCCGTGCTGGCACCGGGTGCATCACCCCAGCCCATGACGGGGTTGAAATTGTAATCGGCACCTGAACCATACCAGCCTTCGCGCCAGGGTCTTTGCATCCAGTTGCGCGTGCCTGTGAATATCTGCCAGCGCCAGTGCAGGCCAGACGCCTTGGGCCAGCTATACAGATAGAGTTTTTGATAACCGGCAGCATGCAAGTCCCTGACCATGGCCATCAAACGTGCATGCGGCATGCGTTCTGGCGGGGTGCGGCGGAAAAGTATGGGTTCACCATCGGCATGCTGAACTTCGTCTGTCGATAAGTTCAAGTCCAGGGTGCGTTTTTCATCACCAAAACGCGCCGCCACCCAGCCACTCAGCAGGTTCACGGCAGTCAACACGCCATAGCCACGATGGCGGTGAAAAATAACGGTTCCGGGGGCTATCGGTTTCATATATCTCTGGTGTATCTAGAACTCATTTCATAAATAGGGTGAGATGCGTTTGCCTCATAACGTGGGCTGGCAAGGCGGACGAG
This is a stretch of genomic DNA from Undibacterium sp. KW1. It encodes these proteins:
- a CDS encoding bifunctional diguanylate cyclase/phosphodiesterase; amino-acid sequence: MPHTGIVKGVLGMLARHELGAHQRKPHVRQLVYVALPGALLLALANYLQSGYPLPGIIVALTAVLMLGAAFFMSSHEKLLTMAESLLLLFALLASVALGLLGGIAGSGILWIYAFPFLALWLKGQRQGAQWSLVWLLAMAFSMLAASSIFPFAYAYDEKFVLQASAALLFYSAIALAYNFSRSQLEEKLYISEQGMQAKNRDYVSRLELAAYQDGVTGLPNRLRLLDILSREIANAQERGHTLLVAHIRLKKMFETANLIGPDASDKLMRYIAATMTATVGSRGIFARVRRDEFVCIYRKHTEDINASEIIRDVLAFRLEYKINDYAVHIDHTTGVASFPSHASDAETLLRKAAQAMLQAQFTNQGLAFYEERMELQFNRQQLLFVQLHEALHKNALSLHYQGLIDLQTGAVIGAEALARWIDPVSGPIAPAEFIPIAEKSGLIKAFTLWTMREAFGQLARWRAEGLDLFVSINLSARCILDHQLIDDVRGLLKEFNIPAEAIVLELREASFADTPETALQNMMSLHKLGFRLSIDDFGTAHTSLASLKDLKIDELKIDQSFMRSMATDASSRAIVLSTIQLAHNLNLRVVAEGVESARAEQQLKDMGCDIAQGYHYCKPMPADVFNQWARSWQINRRAVLSA
- a CDS encoding YdcF family protein; translation: MPYSLQKKIKQFSLGLLICLLFMAAAISTLGLRDQIVMADVVVVPGNTVNPDGKPSERLRGRLDVAMHLFAAQKCKAILVSGGVGEEGHDEAAIMKKYLVDHGVPDAAVFTDNQGVTTFATAKNTAALMREKNWKTTMLASQFFHIARFQLAMKKYGVETVGHVHSTHYEVRDAYSLAREVVAYFEYTFSNPQTQ
- a CDS encoding redoxin domain-containing protein; its protein translation is MNKTKLLSVLTAATLAVASFSASAQAGKDSQQMSFQGAELNGKKLAINDYAGKTLLVSFFTAGCNLCARDLKLMREFYVGNMKRNFVLLAINIDADKKDFDSYVQLINLAVPAEQRFPIIWRNTPGYKDNFGTIVSQPTHFVINPKGQLVLKREGSFQPNDWDNLWESLGS
- a CDS encoding GNAT family N-acetyltransferase; this translates as MDMKYEVSIVDTSHVENIRQCFAVFSYLRPHLDEEEFISRVQTQVSEGYTIACIYMDDEVVAAAGYRVQHYLAWGKILYLDDLITHPQKKNAGLGSALMEWVKLQAKILNCSELHLDTGYQRHDAHRLYLNNGFDLSCHHLSRKIS
- a CDS encoding L-asparaginase; the protein is MKPIAPGTVIFHRHRGYGVLTAVNLLSGWVAARFGDEKRTLDLNLSTDEVQHADGEPILFRRTPPERMPHARLMAMVRDLHAAGYQKLYLYSWPKASGLHWRWQIFTGTRNWMQRPWREGWYGSGADYNFNPVMGWGDAPGASTAELIEALARFDPAGLANALGQDEDHTAWFAAVCDALLPNYAYSLGADTPEQPLPLYLPVIAVRQRLPDWQGEGLAYPPGWEKTWSPDSLQRRQQQRAVVRHDVIPTSWSLPLEF